The sequence gcagaatgcttttctacatggatttttggaggaagaggtttatatgaaacagccgcctggtttctctgatcctgatcgtcctgactatatttgtcgtctttccaaagcactatatggtttgaagcaagctcctcgtgcctggcatgcccgccttgcctctgcccttcgtgctcatgggtttgtgccgtctactgctgacacttcgttatttcttctacagaagctagaagtcactatgtatcttttggtatatgtcgatgatattatccttgtcagctcttctcagtatgctgctgatgctcttgtctgctctcttggtgctgattttgcggtcaaagatcttgggaagcttcactactttcttggagttgaggtcacttctcgtgctactggtcttgtccttacgcagaagaagtactccttggagttgttacagagagctggcatgctgaagtgcaaaccgaccaccatacccatgtcgtctaccgacaagataacagctgttgatggtgagcttttgtctcctgcggatgccacagagtacaggagcattgttggtggacttcagtacttgacgatcacgagaccagatatctcttatgctgttaacagggtttgtcagtatcttcaggctcccagagatactcattgggttgctgttaaacgcattcttcgttatgttcagttcaccctgacatttggtatgcatattcggccgacttcctctcgggtcctttcggccttctctgatgcagattgggctggtagcccagatgacaggcgatccacggggggttatgcagtattctttggctctaatttgatcgcctggagtgctcggaaacaggctactgtgtcacgtagcagtactgaagccgagtacaaggctgtggctaatgctactgcagagattatttgggtgcagtctttgcttcaggagttgggtttgtctcaaccacagcctcctattctttggtgtgataacatcgatgctacatacctttctgcaaatccagtatttcatgcccgaatgaaacacattgaagttgactatcactttgtacgggaacgtgtatcacagaagcaactccagatcaagtttatttcatctaaggatcaacttgcagacatcttcactaagcctttaccgctgccatagtttgaggcttgtaggcgcaatcttacccttctcagttctttagaaagtggctaagattgagggagggtgttagactatgtatagcttctgtacctatgtacgtatatgatACATATtataacacaaccattatatataatgagataagccacccctagagggttgtgctggttccccaaaacttattatCTTACACTTCCTAACCGTAACTCGCCGAAGACTTTTGCTCCGGTATTACGACCACTATCCGCAGAACTCTGTTGATGTTCTTCAACCTCTAGATCAACTCAACCGCCTCCCGGACCTtgtcaaccttgctcatgataccacttgttagaataaatccgaggcatatcgttgatcatccgaggaccaagcaatcacaggagcacgacatcgagatttgttaacgaggttcaccgatatggctacatccccggggcttgactatgggcgctcctccccatgacaccgctacaataccgcacaacggccacccgggcgccggcacaagccgccggctcccccttgcgcgcctgtgctattatgttggcataggttacatcgtgtgtctacccccgctatataagagaggcctaggatacaagtgtcctattaggacacgactccatatcctatctaaacacaatactactacaagtccaactgtaacctaccttgtacactatattcgacacaactctaacactaATTGAGACTCTGCTATCAGTCCTAGTCCAGCTTTGCATACAGGTAGCTCTTGTCCTGATTTCCATTCACCAGTTCTTCATGAGATGCGGTTTTGTACTTGGAGCATCCTGGGGTGAGGGAAGATGCGGCGCATGAGGGATGGATCCGCCCTGCCGCCACCATCCCGGGGCGCGGCGCGGCTTCACCAGCCGTCCCGACGTAGAGGTAGCGGGCCGAGGAGGGCCTTCCCAGTTGTGGCGGCTAGGATTTCCCCGTGTCACCAGAGGAGGGCGACGTGGGGGACGCCTGGTTACTCCAACTGCTCCTTAGGACATGACCAGTCTAGATGACAAATTGGATGGTGTTTTCGAACTAGGGACGTGACTGTTGGCGAAGGTGTTGTGCAACCAGACAGTGACCTTGCACTAATTTACTTGTTCAAACCATGCATTGTTCTACGGCATGTTTTCTAAATGTACTTAATAATTCCATAAAGAAAACGAACAAGACAATACTCagtccgtcccacaatataagatcgcTTTTTGCAATCTAACATAGCAAGAAAAACGATCTTATACTGTATGACGGACGGAGTATTTGATTGAGCAAAGTCCACGACTTACTAATAGTAACGAAATTTACCTTGTTTTCAATTTTTTAACTAGATCGATCACACTCAAATAAGTTGCACTGAGAAAAGTGTTCGAACCCTTGCATGCGAAGGCATCGAAAAAGTCAGAATCAAGCATCTTAATAACTAGAGCAAAGTGGACTCTCGAGGACGGAGATCACCAAAGTCACAAACAACTTGCCCTTTTTAAATACAGTACTGATTGCTCCTGCTCTGTGCCGGCAAGCAGACACGCAGCTAGCCAGCCATGGCTGTCAAAGGCGAGCAGCAGCCACCGCTGCACATCCTCTTCTTCCCGTTCCTCGCCCCCGGCCACCTCATACCGATCGCCGATATGGCCGCGCTCTTCGCCGCCCGTGGCATCAGGTGCACCATCCTCACCACGACCGTCAACGCTGCCATCATCCGCTCCACCGTCGACCATGCCAACGACGCGTCCCATGGCACCGGCTGCCCGGCCATCAACATCTCCGTCGTGCCTTTCCCTGACATCGGGGGCCTCCCGCCGGGCGTGGAGAACGGCATGGCCCTTAAGTCCGACGTGGACCGCGAAAGGTTCTTCGAAGCGGCGCAGCCCTTCGAGCGATTCTTGGTTGACaactgccccgacgccgtcgtgTCCGACAGCTTTTGGCACTGGTCCGCGGACGCCGCCGCGGAGCACGGCGTCCCGCGCCTCGCGTTCCTCGGCACCAGCATGCTGGCGCGGTCCTGCACCGAAAGCATGCTGCGCAACAACCCGCTGGAGGCTGCTCCCGACGACCTCGACGCCCTCGTTCTGCTGCCGGGGCTGCCGCACCGCGTCCAGCTCAGGCGGAGCCAAATGATGATCGACCCGGCGAAGCGGCCTGACCACTGGGCGCTCTTCCAGAGCATCAACGCCGCGGACCAGAGGAGCTTCGGCGAGGTATTCAATAGCTTCCACGCGCTGGAGCCGGACTACGTCGAGCACTACCAAAGGGCGCTCGGCCGGCGAGCGTGGCTCGTCGGGCCCGTCGCGCTCGCCAGCAAGGACATGGCCGGGAGGGGCACGGACGCGCTCTCGCCGGACGCGAACAGCTGCCTACGGTGGCTGGACACGAAGCCCGCCGGCTCGGTGGTGTACGTCTCCTTCGGCACGCTGACCAGTTCCTCGCCGGCGGAGATGCGCGAGCTCGCCCGCGGCCTCGCGCTCTCAGGCGTGGATTTCGTGTGGGTGATCGGCGCCGCAACCCCAGCCCCAGACTCTTCAGAGTGGATGCCCGGAGGCTTCGCCGAGCTGATGGCGCGCGGCGACCGGGGCTTCATCATCCGAGGCTGGGCGCCGCAGTTGCTCATCCTAGACCACCCTGCGGTCGGTGGGTTCTTGACGCACTGTGGTTGGAACTCGACGCTGGAGGCCGTGAGCGCTGGTGTGCCGATGGTCACGTGGCCGCGGTATGCAGACCAGCTCCACAACGAGCAGCTCGCCGTGGAGGTGCTCAGGGTGGGTGTCAGCGTCACCGGCGGCAAGGACTACGCGTCTTCTGGGGTGGTGATGGGAGAGGCGATCGCTGAATCCATTGTTAGACTGATGGGCAACAGCGACGAGGGCGACGCGATACGAGAGAAGGCCAGGGAACTCTGCATGAAGGCAAGGTGCGCGGTGGAGAACGGTGGATCTTCGTACAATGACGTGGGCAGTTTGATGGACGAGTTGATGGCTCGTAGGACGGCGTATAGGAACGCCGTGAAGGTCGGAGAAGGCATCCGGCCAACTGGTT comes from Triticum aestivum cultivar Chinese Spring chromosome 5B, IWGSC CS RefSeq v2.1, whole genome shotgun sequence and encodes:
- the LOC123117657 gene encoding anthocyanin 3'-O-beta-glucosyltransferase-like, producing the protein MAVKGEQQPPLHILFFPFLAPGHLIPIADMAALFAARGIRCTILTTTVNAAIIRSTVDHANDASHGTGCPAINISVVPFPDIGGLPPGVENGMALKSDVDRERFFEAAQPFERFLVDNCPDAVVSDSFWHWSADAAAEHGVPRLAFLGTSMLARSCTESMLRNNPLEAAPDDLDALVLLPGLPHRVQLRRSQMMIDPAKRPDHWALFQSINAADQRSFGEVFNSFHALEPDYVEHYQRALGRRAWLVGPVALASKDMAGRGTDALSPDANSCLRWLDTKPAGSVVYVSFGTLTSSSPAEMRELARGLALSGVDFVWVIGAATPAPDSSEWMPGGFAELMARGDRGFIIRGWAPQLLILDHPAVGGFLTHCGWNSTLEAVSAGVPMVTWPRYADQLHNEQLAVEVLRVGVSVTGGKDYASSGVVMGEAIAESIVRLMGNSDEGDAIREKARELCMKARCAVENGGSSYNDVGSLMDELMARRTAYRNAVKVGEGIRPTG